CTGCATCTACCAAATTTAAAGCATACAAAACCGCTGTAAATATCACACTTAAATCTATATTTCTTTTGTAATGATTTTTTAGTTCCAGCAGATTGTTCTCGCTCACACTGCCTTCAAATTCATCCACCGTATTGGGGTCGCCATCTACTCTTAATTTATAGGCATCGCGATACATACGCCAGTCTTGTGTATTGGTATAAATGGAATAACCCAGACCGCCAAATCCAGCATAAATAATCGGCAGTTTCCAATATTTTTTGTTGTAAATCTGCCCCAGTCCTGGCAGTACGGCACTGAAAATCACCGCCTTTTTGGGGCTGTGTTTTTTAGGTTGCCTGGAAACTTCTTTCACCTCCACCTGGCTGCTGAGCGTGTCCTTAGGTTCGGTATAGACTTCTGCCTGGGCCAAAAGCACTTTTGGAAAAACAAAAAACAAAAGCAGGGGGATAAAAAAGATGGATTTCAAAAAGTAAGTTTTAGCCATTACTCAGTTGATCTAATAGTCGGTCTAATTCTTCATCAGAGGAATAATTGATCACAATTTCGCCTTTATTGCCCTTTTTGGGTTTGAGCAATACTTTCGCAGAAAGCACCGAAGAAAGTTCATCCTGAATTTTGCGATAAGCCAAAGGCAAATCCTTGTTTTTTTCTGCGTTTCGTTTGGCTTTGGGCTTGTAATTCTTCGACAAATTTTCCACTTGCCGCACCGATAAGCCGCGCTTCATAATCTGATTAAAAATATCGATTTGCGCTATAGAATCATCCAGGGCAATCAAGGCACGGGCATGTCCCATGCTGAGTTTGCGGTCTCTAATACCGCTTTGTATTTCGGGGGGCAATTTCAAAAGGCGCAGATAATTGGTTACTGTACTGCGGTTT
Above is a genomic segment from Chitinophagales bacterium containing:
- a CDS encoding DUF5683 domain-containing protein translates to MKSIFFIPLLLFFVFPKVLLAQAEVYTEPKDTLSSQVEVKEVSRQPKKHSPKKAVIFSAVLPGLGQIYNKKYWKLPIIYAGFGGLGYSIYTNTQDWRMYRDAYKLRVDGDPNTVDEFEGSVSENNLLELKNHYKRNIDLSVIFTAVLYALNLVDAAVDAHLFNYDISDDLSMHVQPDMGFHSQRGSATAGVSIIFRL